TTTTGGGCCGAAGGACCACCACCTAGCCCGAAAGAGGTGTCTTCCCCGCGAACATGGCTGCcttctattttcatttttcgtCCCAGACACATTCTTCCAATTCCATCTTTTGAGCCCATCACAATCTAAGGGACCGGGCTCAGATAACTGGGCCTCAGCTAAAGAAACCGAACAGGCCATAAATCATGGCCATGGGCTCACTACAAAAGAAGGGAGAAGCTAACAAACTCCCAACGACATGTTACGATAGCCCCCTATTGACTGGATAAATCACAgacaaaaggagaaaaattcaaataataggTCCAATCTGGTTTCAAACAGGAGTTAAAAGCAGTTTTGAATTCTTGAAGAATGCTCATGAccactatacatatatatacatttgtgtacatatataatatatatatgataaataatattttaaaatttattttaaaaaaataaataaatattaaatttataagaaaaattaattttttaataataaattttatgattttttaaaacgactgtataatacttacacattttataattatacgtAATATTACATTTTAAGCCTTTTCCTCTATTATTGTTGCAGGTTGCGAGTGGTGGGATTCGAAAGTGCAGAACACGTCCATAACAGTCCCAATTGCTCCAATATTTCCCGTTCGTTTGACTTCGGGTGGATTTTTCTACATTTAtattagagaaatattttttgcaatcggtaaatgcagtcggcgtgcagtcgtggagaaaaaaatgaattaatacgggacctatataaaaaaaaaaattatttttataacttttttttattcatgtaggtccccctgatataaaataatttttttataattttttttattcattccgtacagccgactgcacgccgactgtatttaCCAACTGTATCTAACAAAGCCCTTTATATTATGCGTTAACTACGTTAGAGCGTTTCAAATCATAACTCTAGACTTTATATTTCAGATCAATTAAATATTTACGTGTTCAAATGATTGTATAATGTACAGGAAAAGTAACgctacttattatttatttttttatcatcttattattatctcataatatcatattaaataattaaaaattatttattatattttatttgtaaatttattatttaatatcatattaaaaataatgaaatgatgataagaaaattaataatgacTCAATTTTTTCATACAGAAAATATAAACAATTCTATCTCCAAGTCATTAATCCAATATATAttgttagaaaaataatatttataatggtGATTGTGCAAGTATCACAtagtttctttgaaaaaaagtaaattaatacggATCTTaacgaaaaaataataataataattataaactttatttttttaaaaatgattatgtaatatttatatatttacaattgtACTAAACATTATTCAtgcaattaattttgaatatcaGAACCTGATCGGCAGAAGATTTAGGTGGAAATCTTCGTGGACGTTCTACGTCGTTTGGTGATTTTATCATTGGATTCTTTCTAGGTAAGGGCCTTCGTCGTATGGCTATAATTTACTGTGGAAGTCATAAATAGTCGCAACTATTGGCAGTTTTGGCAAGGTATTCTGTGTCTTGAATGTCTGCTTTTTTCTGTACTTCGTAAGAGGAAGCATCCCTGCAACTCATCGTGAAGActctaaaggaaaaaaaaaaaaaaaaaaatttgctatatataaatacagctacttattaatttatatattaatattaatttatttatacttaaaatttaaattaatattatttttaataaaatttattttttgactaatcacatcatattaatatatagattaatacataattatacttgcactatattaaaaaaaaaaaaaagacttttatTTGTCAAATCTCATAGAATAATTAGCATTTTGGCTTCTTGTTCAAAAGATGTatacccttttttattttattttattattattttaagtcaGAAGATGTAGACTTGGTGATAAGGAAGGTCAATTTAGGTACAGTTTAGATTTAGAATTgatttcaattattattattattttttatttattacaatattttttaagaattttatatcaactataataaataatttaaaattttaaaataataataatattaaaaaatattttaatatattttttttattttttattttttatttcaatccatttaatctcaattcattatAAAAACTTCACCTTAATTTAAATGTACAGTCATAAATTATCTAAGATTACATTTAAATAGTGGAGTGTTTTAAGaagattctattattatttttattttattattattttttatctaaattttcttattttttaatattatttattattatttaatatattattattatttttatcactaTTTACAGAATATCTTAAATCATTCTATTATTCAAAAAGAACTTAAGTgttacacatttttttaaaataataagtaaatataatatttaaataaaaaaattaatttttaatagtaaattttttttttaaagtatacgatatttatataatgtataattctATAACTTAACATCACTGCTTAATTATAGATGGAGAGGAGAAACCAGCTAAGCTAGAATTGCTTTTTCCTTGTGGTCCACAGATCATCACTTTTATTGGGCATTTGGGCTTTTAATTATATTGACAAGACTAATGTCAGAAATGAATGTTGTGGGCCATCTGCAAGACATAAGGCTATAGAAGAGTTATTCGTATAGGTGAAATCGAAATACATCAGTTTCTATGTTTTGTcttatctttaatttttgtttgaagttTTTCAATACTATGgacatgttttttttatttccatcTTTAGTAACAGCAGTATATATCTCACGGGAgtgatttttcatttatatGGTCGATAACAGATGGGTAAGTTAATTGGATAACCAATTGAATTAAAGAGTATTACTCTTTAAATTAACCAAAACCGATTTAGATAAAATTAACAAGCTGTTCTCATTGTAtctgtttatatttattttattgcatgtAGTTGAAAGAGGACAGCTTGTTGATAATGACATCCAACGTGGAAATCCGATTTCCACTTATGAATTTACTGCTTTGGCATATTCCAGTGCCGAAAGAGGAGATTCGTGGACAGCTGTCTCGACTGAGCTGCATCACATGCAAGCATTAGAAGCAACGAGAAAAAAATGACGGGCAacgtaaagaaattttataaaaatatatttataaatcaatataattttatataatagaaagaaaaatatagttacaaatataattgtatattaatatgtgtattaatgtaatatgattagttaaaaagtaaattttattgaaaataatattaatttaaattttaaatataaatgaatcaatattgatacacgAATTAATACGCGATTGtgcttatatatagcaaaatttATAAtaggataaatttatttttataaaatttttaaaagttaaaatatttttttttgaaaaaatgtttaAGACACAATGACATCAAATCCATTAGCTTGATTTTCTTTGCCAATAACTTGTTTTAGGAagtaaaaatttttgaaatacaAACATATCTTATACACTAATTTGCgtattgataatattttttatttaaaaaatataatttttttaaaagaataataaaatctcatatcttatcaaaattatctttatttttaattcatatcattttattaaatatatgtcttatatctaaatattagtacataaattaatatataaaatatatttacaagaaGATTTTCCCTTTTAAATTGagcatttttacttttttatttaggTTGAAAAGTATGACAATTGTAGCTGTCCTTTAAATACAATTATGAGGCAACATTcaactaaaataaatgaaataatattgGTCCCTAGTCTCTTTGCAGgccagtttttggtttccgcaTAAACCTGTCTTGGTGGTTTATGTAGGATTTGGTCAGCTACCAATGCGACCAATTGCAGCTTGTTAATATCAATTGTTGCCCTTTTTTGTCACACccaaagttaaataaaatgcattagatttttatttaagaaCTCACTTTTTTTctaccttttattttattttatttttaatctattcAGAAATTCAGAGGGGACAATGTCATACCTTTTATGGCCACCATAGGAAACCCACATCCCcccgccctctctctctctctctctcaaagaagAAACTGTACGTATCCATGCatttattaaaagataaaaaagtagAAAAGATATAAAGGACGGAAAAGGAAATGTGAAAAGTGGGGAAAGACGAGAGGAGCAAAGTGTGCGAAGAAGAGTGGCCCAAGCTGTACCACATGTCACCATGTGGTGAGTCCATGCCATGCGGCATGCAGTACCCTATACAGCGTAGACATGTCAAATCATGATTAGATAAGTGGAGTAGAGATGTCTAGAGTCTATACTGTTTCATAAACTCTCTCTTAGCACAGTTTCCGACAACAACTATTCCTCGTCAGATCCAGAAGAAAGAGCATATGTTGTTTCGATTCAGCGAATAAACATGATAATAGACCAACTACTACTCTATAGTTTGTTTACAATTATAGATTaaactagtattttttttttttaattttagtttgatttttattttaatttgatggatttaaatattaaaaaatattatattattaagaatGGTAAATAGATAGTAATTCAGTTGTAAGGTATCACTTCTATGCAGGGAAAAGGGCGATGGAGTCCACCATTGTTTAAGATGGAACTGTAGGCATCTTATCTTTACCCCATTCTCCAATTAGAACTTGTGAGTCCGTGTGGCCTAGGAAAACCTGAAATTGAATTTGCATCTCACAAGCAATCTTTAAGACAGAAAGAGAGGGCAGTAGGTGGGAGGTTGTTTTCACAggactattattattattattacatatcaaatgttttgcttttattgttctttcttGTGGAGAGGGAGACGCCGAGTATTCAGTCTTTAAtttcgaaaaaaaaattatattcatcctCTTTTATACTATACACTACTacacaataatatataatttattatttactttttatttaaacatacatattaatatataaatacgtatataaaaataattaagtatatattaACGTGTGATGAagagataataaataatatttttttaaaaaataaaaatagaaaaataaccTTGCAGCAGACCCtaaaattataatcttaatgtattacaatgaaataaaatacataGCATTACCAGTGCACCAACCACAATGATGGTGGGATATGGCGAAAAATGTCGGGCATTTGCTTCAAAGACCTATTTGCCACAATGCAACGTGTGACTTGAGCAATTTTCGAGACACCACGAGCTCTCCACCTTCTCCCTCTGCCATGGTAGCCCCcaagataaaaattaattacagtACATGAAAATGAACACATCGATCAACGAACAccaacaaaattcaaattaagaAAGGAAAGCCTTATCCTCATCCCCCCTTCGGTTCCCTGTGAAGAAACCAGTCACTGCGCCCCCCATTAACACATCTGTAATAAAAACCATTAAAACCAACTGACATTTTTGGACAATCGATGAACAAACTATCTATTAAAACAGCGGATAATCTCATCGGATTCCAGTCTCAGGTGTTTACACTTCTTTTCTTAAGCATGTACGGATTTTTAAATAAGCTTGTATTTAATTACAACACATCATAGATTTGCTGCACCTTACATCCTTACATGATCAAAAAAGAGTGGGGAAAAccccaaaaaagaagaaagattgTAGCAGTATCCTAATTGcgattatatattatttatatgattttttttataagggtaATACAAAATTTCTTTTAGGGTTTATCCTTGAGAAGAGAGGCTAATCCGGTGACCATCTTTGCTCCTCTCTGAAAGCTCTTCGGTTTTACTGCCGGTGGCTGCCAAGGGGTTACCGCCACTTCTTTCTCGCCCTCGTCCACGCTGGAGTTTCTCGACGGGTGTGATGATAACGAAGCGCCCGCGCTAGAATCGGGCGGCGCTGCTTCCTCACCGAAGATCAGTTTCAGCTCACCCCCATCGCTGTCGGTGTTGACGGAAGATTCCTCGTTGTCGGTCCCGGAAACGGTGTCTCCAAGGGTGGAGGATGATCGGGGCTGAGTGGTTCTGGTATAGGTAGAGAGCCACTTGGCCCGCATGTACTCCCCCTTTCTCCATGGCGGAAAAGGCATCCCCTTCTTCTTCAGGCTCTGCCTCGCTGCCTCCGACACAATCGACGCGATCTGACCCAGCCGATCTGATTTCCCTACAAAAATGTATGGCAGGGATTGCAGGATCGCCTTGTATGCACCTGTTGATCGAGCTATCTCAAACTCCGATCGGAAATCGATATCGATCAACAATCTCTCCCCCTCGACTATTACATCTATGTATTCGTATTCCCCTGAACCAAAACCATAGATTTCTCTCAATTTTACGTCATGATTAAAAATGAATTAAGGTCAAActatttagagaaagagagagagagtaccggCTGGGTAAGAAGATGATTTTTCCCATTTAGATTTGCAAATTGAGGAGTCGTATCCGAGAGTTGAGAGAGAGTCAGTGACGATGATTTTCAGATCGTCTTTTCTTTTGTGAATTTTGCTGTTCTTCTCGACGATCTTCGACGTGTCTGCTAAGAGGTTTCTCTCCGCAATGCTAGAGCAAGGAATTAGAGTCTGttgcaacaaaacatgattaatTTAAGCTCTtactaggtttttttttttttttttctaataattcttTAGCCAAAACTATGCTTATGCTCCGcttggttgctgagaaactaGAGGAAGttgaaatttagaattttggcGACGCAGAACTTGAAGCGACATTTTACCTTGAGTATATCAAAGAAATCACCGCCGAAGGACGATCCGGAAGTGATTGACTCGCCGCCGAAACAAGCGAACACGTCAAGCTCGTCGTCGGAACTGTCATTGCTGTTGCCGTTGAAGCAATTGCAGCGATTCCGGCCGAACTTCGCCGCCGCTGATGATTGCTTCTCGGTGCTCTCCTGCTCAATGAAGTTCTGCACCATCCCCGCCAAGCAAACCGAGCTCGGGTCGAACTCTGCCCCTCCTCCATCTTTGTTGCTGTACTGTGCCTCGCCACCAATTTGCTTCTCCCCAGACGAAATCTTCAGAACGCTAGGGAATTGCCGGTCAAAAAGCCTCCTGAATCGCGATTTCATCACTGGTTTGGCCGTATCCGTTCGAACAACCGGTTCCATCCATGCTGCTTGAGAATCAACATCAATAGGTTGGATCTTCATCGGAAAAGGTATGGTGAAGTTGAAACAATCGCTAGAGAGGTTACGCTCTATGGCTCTGTGTATTTCAGTACCGCCTAATAATGCTAGACTGAAAACACCGCTCTGAAGTTCTGGTTCTTTATCAGAGCTCAATAAACTCGGATTCGCTTTGAAATTCGCAGCCTAACAGTaagaaaattctaaacaaaGAAACGGCACCTTAATCCAAAGGTGCCTCCCTAACTTCCAAATATTCACACCAATACATGAACGAGAAAAATCCGATGCCACCACTCACACCAAAAATTCATACGCATTCTACACCCACCGTCATCTTTACAAAAGTCTGTCTCAATAGACAAAGCAACAATTTTCCGCCGGTAATAATTTCTTCTCCGATCACCGGGTCAGTCTGCTACGAAAACTAAActaaagaaagaacaaaagaatAATCTACGAAAATTTCTTAACGAACGAGAAATCGGGGTACCTTCTTCTGGAATTATCTTTGCGAAGAAGAATGGAATAGCTTTTCGCACTAAGACAAAAAAGGCAGGTTGGTTTCGTGGAAAACGTGACTGCGATGATCGGAGATATGGGCAGCAGGTGTTTTTAAGGATGAGACCTTCACCGGAATATTCATTTTCCGGTGCGCAGATCGTCGACAGCGAAGGTGAGAGAAATGGCGAAAAATGTTTTAGTGAGCTTCTGGTCTGGTGAGACTCGATGATGGTCTAATGGATTGGATTGAGGATGGGTTTTATATAGGGAAGGGTCAGGGAGTGGTGACTCGGATCAACTGACAACGTGGAGGTCTACATGGCGCATTTTATCCCTATTCAGCGCTTCGCTTTGCTTACGTGGCGTTGGTCGCATTCAGTGGTTGGGTTGTGGACGTTTTATGGTGGGTGACACGTGTGAGTACTGGCGATCGTGTGTGGTCTCGATTGGGTCGTGATGTAtagtaaaatacaaaaatgtCCCTCCACTAGTTTGGATTTTTGTGGGTATATGCCCCCTCGTAGTCAGGAGATATCGAAAACGGCCATCGAGGGGATCGTGGCAAATGTGGAAATCTTGAGATCTCGGAACATAAGggtaaaaaagaataaatgaacAGTAATGATGTaattggattatatatatattttttaaagttgaataaattaatgttgtaatataattttttaatattaattttttttataatttaaaaaaaattaaattatttattatcttttaaatgaagattttaaaaaattacaataataaaataaaatgaaataaaataatttaaattttgataaacaaatagaATGCACGATGTGCGCTTAACGTTGCATGACACGCGTTGTATTGGCAGAGAATCATTAGTTGGATTAAATAGGAATAATATtctatgagaaatgatttttctaGTAGGTAAATACAGTCGACATGcattcactttgaaaaaaatgaattaatatgggacttatataaaaaaaaaaattatttttataacttttttttattcattctgtacaaccatgaaaaaaaaatatttttataattttttttaatttattccgtacagccgtTTGCATGCCGACTATATTTACCGACTGCGTTTAGCAAAGCTCATATTctatttgagtaatgttatcGGTCCTCTTAATTTATGCTACTCGTTGAGTCATTTTCTTCGTCTGATGTGCCCATACCATATAGTTTAttaaaagatttaaaatataaatataagatataggaaatttaaggatttagtatttctttttttaatatattttttatctctattttatttaaatacatattaatttatttaatagacCGCGTAGTATTGTAATGTCgtataaatgagataaaataaatggtataaattagaaaccataacaattaacaaatttatcatttctcttaGTTACAATAACTCAACATATATGTTATCAATTATAGCTTTATTATTGCCTCACacactctctctttctttaagCATTTcgattaaagaaataattagtaaaataatattttaataatatagatGAAAGAATAACGAATCGAAATGCAGAGTATATTtgagaggattttattatttagctGCCTACGAcgcacattatatttattttaaattttttatatccttattaaattatttgaatttttctactcatatCCCCACGCTACatacttaataataaaaaaaagtaaatatgtgATATAAGAATGATGagtatgatttttctatttggtGTAGATTAGGTAAAGTAATAAAAGTGggttattttaattaaatttgagTATAACTTTGTTCAATCCGATGGCAATACCCATACGGTGAgtacaagaaataaaatatgtttttctcAAGATGTATACAAATCCATgggctttatttttttgtatctcCTTTTGTAAGCACAATTCTATGGGCTCAAgttgtaattaattataataagcaCAGTTGCCTTCAAAAACTGGTGGAAATGTAGTTCCAATCTCCCTCTGTATTATCGTGATTAGGCTCACCAAtcactttataaataataattgcttagttttttttttcaaattaaatttcgaatgattaaaataaCATCGATCTTGCAAGATTCCAAGAAACAAATCTTAATTTTCCAGAACATCTATGATTAATCTAAGGGATACTATTAAAACTAAGGTCGTTTTATGTTGGATTCGGTcagcacttaaaaaaaaaatgagataaaggaacaaaacaaaacaatgttaagttaatttttaaatcaaattgaaATACGTAAGTCTCCCAACCGACCCACTTCAACAAAACGGGGGGTGGTTTCATGTTAAAGcgctttttttatatttatattgaatgagaaatgatttgataaggttctataaaaataaatttataaaatgagatattttaatttagtatattaaaaaattatatttatctttAAGTTTTTTCGGCGAAATGTTGTAAcatctttcttatttaattattaattgattatatatatatatatataattactgcCCGGATAAATGCTGTCATGAATCATGTAGAGCAACCAATTATTGGTCTTAGGCGTGACACAGAAAGCATATGAAACTCCAAATACAGACAACAAGTTTGTGCCACACCGGATGATTGAAGAAACAgaattgtctttttcttttatggtgatttaaaaaaaaaaaaaaaaaacttgcattACGACAGTGTCGTATTTATTATATAGCGGCACCCAAGTGTTGCTTTCTGTTGCTAGTACCATGTATACgacaaaaaaaacaattatggcCCATGACAGCCTTGCGTTTGATTAATACATCCAAGACTTTTAGCATATAAACCAAATAGGCGTTTCGATTTGGAGAGAGAATTATGCTTTTTAGGAACAGCCATTGTGAttcgttttttcttttcttttttaattcatttgaaTATTGAGCCATTTTTTTAAGCAATTCATCCGTATAATTGGGCATGGATTTGAGTCATTTGACTATTGGAAATTTGGAATACATACGTGGATTTTTTGTTTACTTCTATATCAATttccgtttttatttttatttttgagtaatgttacatacaataataaaatataaaaataaccatATAATCGCTTAaagtaaagtttattattaaaaaattaattttattttcacataatttttatatttatttattttttaaaaataattacgtaatatttaagtattcacacgattataaatatcaattttgatcaaataattatCATTATGCAAGACATCCCACAAGTTGAAATGACAAAATTCGCATAATCTATTCAATTAGGTCAGTTGGACACGGTCAAatgcattttttataaaagactttCGAGCAATTAGCTTAATGACAACCTTGTTAAATTTAAGTCCCTGTTCACcaatcggttttttttttttttatcaaacattTTATGCAATGATGAGTATTATAggtacaaataaattatataaaattaatcttataaattaatataattttatatgattcgtcacatctattttataatattaataattttataatctgataaatGACATtaagtcatgtcaatttataaaattatatttatataatatttttgtaactagagtatttttcttttgatattaGTATTTGAGTATAGGAGCTGAGTgggcaaatttaaaaattttcaatctaattttaaaatttagaatgaaagaaaaataaatacataatattttcaaatggtATTAGATCTGTCCATTACAAGCCCTAAATCTTAAACAAAaactctcaaaaaaaaaaaaaataatactgaaTGAATGATTCTGTAAACCCTCCCACACATTATTAATTCTTTGGTTAATACTGCAATAATGAAGTGTTGGCACTTT
This genomic interval from Carya illinoinensis cultivar Pawnee chromosome 2, C.illinoinensisPawnee_v1, whole genome shotgun sequence contains the following:
- the LOC122300738 gene encoding uncharacterized protein LOC122300738; its protein translation is MKIQPIDVDSQAAWMEPVVRTDTAKPVMKSRFRRLFDRQFPSVLKISSGEKQIGGEAQYSNKDGGGAEFDPSSVCLAGMVQNFIEQESTEKQSSAAAKFGRNRCNCFNGNSNDSSDDELDVFACFGGESITSGSSFGGDFFDILKTLIPCSSIAERNLLADTSKIVEKNSKIHKRKDDLKIIVTDSLSTLGYDSSICKSKWEKSSSYPAGEYEYIDVIVEGERLLIDIDFRSEFEIARSTGAYKAILQSLPYIFVGKSDRLGQIASIVSEAARQSLKKKGMPFPPWRKGEYMRAKWLSTYTRTTQPRSSSTLGDTVSGTDNEESSVNTDSDGGELKLIFGEEAAPPDSSAGASLSSHPSRNSSVDEGEKEVAVTPWQPPAVKPKSFQRGAKMVTGLASLLKDKP